A single window of Lepisosteus oculatus isolate fLepOcu1 chromosome 29, fLepOcu1.hap2, whole genome shotgun sequence DNA harbors:
- the spmap2 gene encoding sperm microtubule associated protein 2 codes for MASRIEALARPKPNLLKYPDRRSVYWLDALPSEKNGPTTFALSPRLSQLCQFRRLNSSFQEDRPSPVWTVSTAALRALPSERLQVLARPQAPSLHWMPDRPLVSEVSEAVLRAVPSARVCQLAQPKRLAPLWASAETSGDPSLSEAPRCAGVSPRIDLLATPKAEHRLYRPDRDVAWPVPRSARAAVASDRLLVLAKPRARRALSDGCDPYRVSSPARRAQATPRTLELSAPLARKQRQKKA; via the exons ATGGCCAGCAGGATCGAGGCTCTGGCCAGACCCAAGCCCAACTTGCTGAAATATCCCGACAG GCGGTCGGTGTATTGGCTTGATGCCCTTCCCTCGGAGAAGAACGGACCCACCACCTTCG CTCTGAGCCCACGACTCTCCCAGCTGTGTCAGTTCAGAAGGCTCAATAGCAGCTTCCAGGAGGACAG GCCCTCCCCAGTCTGGACGGTGAGCACAGCAGCACTACGGGCCTTACCCTCAGAGAGGCTGCAAGTGCTGGCCCGGCCCCAGGCCCCCAGCCTGCACTGGATGCCTGATCGCCCCCTGGTGTCCGAG GTCAGCGAGGCAGTGCTGCGCGCCGTGCCCAGTGCCCGGGTCTGCCAGCTGGCGCAGCCCAAGAGACTGGCCCCCCTCTGGGCTTCagcagagacaagtggagaccCCTCGCTCTCTGAAGCTCCCCGATGTGCCGGCGTATCCCCGCGGATTGACCTGCTTGCCA CTCCAAAGGCAGAGCACCGCCTGTACCGGCCCGACAGGGACGTGGCCTGGCCGGTGCCGCGGTCCGCGCGGGCCGCCGTGGCCTCCGACCGGCTCCTGGTGCTGGCCAAGCCACGGGCGCGCAGGGCGCTGTCAGACGGGTGTGACCCCTACCGGGTGAGCTCCCCCGCCCGGCGGGCCCAGGCCACCCCCCGCACGCTGGAGCTGAGCGCCCCCCTGGCACGGAAACAGCGGCAGAAGAAGGCTTGA
- the mier2 gene encoding mesoderm induction early response protein 2 isoform X1 has protein sequence MRVSGETVCKLVSLSIPAARQRPAPWRRDGARCRLAGSSMGSGEHRFTLAEILSHSYAVQEQDGGHKSLEELAKSLGSEQQESEMPLEELLALYGYEASDPISEQGSEAHELSTALPDMTLDKEQIAKDLLSGEEEEETQSSADDLTPSVTSHASDLFPRHLEAHSPTGEDKDSCSSDSDSGSEDGSIPPNDCRKDIMVGPQYQAAIPALNAYRFQDRAYENEDQLLWDPWVLSESDVEQFLLRAERRGGEEDRGTAEPGTPGAIIKDNEQALYELVKCSFDAEEALRRLRFNVKVFREELCAWSEEECRNFEHGYRVHGKNFHLIQANKVRTRSVGECVEYYYMWKKSDRHEFFTQQTSRFGRKRFSLQPGNMDDAEQDGEGVEGDGSSHARSSPPEPSATAQLGPPSPQDPLELGKEGPAAPGGVEEMLHGAAGDGDTGGLLCSQLGASPPERPSTNCPSPPGCPEPPRAPAAQQEAPASPCLPCASPAVRPELLAPAYYQLQLGPFVTDTGEPSPEHSTKRLKVGFSLPEAFPGGLPLLPSAAAARVEPPAPPAPGVITSATPGQVSVSVTTEFGAISMGDVSSFLSPHAMRPPAAVQHSQSLSQ, from the exons ATGCGTGTCTCGGGCGAGACTGTTTGTAAACTTGTTTCTCTGAGCATCCCGGCTGCCCGACAGCGTCCTGCTCCGTGGAGACGGGACGGCGCTCGCTGCCGGCTGGCTG GCAGTTCAATGGGCTCTGGAGAACACAGATTCACCCTGGCGGAGATCCTGAGTCACAGCTATGCAGTACAGGAACAGGACGGGGGGCATAAGTCCCTAGAGGAGCTGGCGAAGAGTCTGGGGAGCGAGCAG CAGGAGAGCGAGATGCCGCTGGAGGAGCTGCTGGCTCTGTATGGGTACGAGGCCTCGGACCCCATCTCCGAGCAGGGCAGCGAGGCCCACGAGCTGTCTACTGCCCTGCCGGACATGACACTGGACAAG GAGCAGATCGCGAAGGACCTGCTCtccggggaggaggaggaggagacgcAGTCGTCCGCGGACGACCTCACCCCGTCCGTGACCTCCCACGCCTCCGACCTCTTCCCGCGGCACCTGGAGG CTCACTCCCCCACGGGCGAGGACAAGGACTCCTGCTCCAGCGACTCGGACTCGGGCTCGGAGGACGGCTCCATCCCCCCCAACGACTGCCGCAAG GACATCATGGTGGGGCCTCAGTACCAGGCAGCCATTCCTGCGCTGAACGCGTATCGATTCCAGGACAGAG CCTATGAGAACGAGGACCAGCTCCTGTGGGACCCCTGGGTGCTGTCGGAGAGCGACGTGGAGCAGTTCCTGCTGCGCGCGGAGCGGCGGGGGGGCGAGGAGGACAGGGGCACCGCGGAGCCCGGCACGCCGGGTGCCATCATCAAGGACAACGAGCAG GCGCTGTACGAGCTGGTGAAGTGCAGCTTCGATGCAGAGGAGGCCCTGCGGAGACTCCGGTTCAACGTGAAAGTCTTCAGAG AAGAGCTGTGCGCCTGGAGCGAAGAGGAGTGTCGGAATTTCGAGCACGGCTACCGCGTCCATGGCAAGAACTTCCATCTCATCCAGGCCAACAAG GTGCGCACGCGCTCGGTGGGGGAGTGTGTGGAGTATTACTACATGTGGAAGAAGTCCGACCGGCACGAGTTCTTCACTCAGCAGACCAGCAGGTTCGGGCGCAAGAGGTTCAGCCTGCAGCCCGGGAACAT GGACGACGCGGAGCAGGACGGCGAGGGCGTGGAGGGGGACGGCAGCAGCCACGCCCGCAGCTCGCCGCCCGAGCCCTCCGCCACGGCGCAGCTGGGCCCGCCGTCCCCGCAGGACCCCCTGGAGCTGGGCAAAGAAG GTCCCGCGGCGCCCGGCGGAGTGGAAGAGATGCTGCACGGCGCTGCAGGGGACGGCGACACTGGGGGCCTCTTGTGCAGCCAGCTGGGCGCGTCTCCCCCCGAGCGGCCCAGCACGAACTGTCCCAGCCCTCCCGGCTGCCCCGAACCGCCACGTGCCCCCGCCGCCCAGCAAGAGGCCCCTGCctccccctgcctgccctgcgcCAGCCCCGCCGTGCGCCCCGAGCTCCTCGCCCCCGCGTACTACCAGCTGCAGCTGGGGCCCTTTGTCACGGACACGGGGGAGCCCTCGCCCGAGCACAGCACCAAGAGGTTAAAGGTCGGCTTCTCGCTCCCGGAGGCATTTCCCGGGGGCCTGCCCCTCCTCCCCTCTGCCGCCGCTGCGCGTGTGGAGCCCCCGGCGCCCCCAGCCCCCGGCGTCATCACCTCGGCGACCCCGGGCCAGGTGTCCGTCTCCGTGACGACGGAGTTTGGGGCCATCAGCATGGGCGACGTGAGCAGCTTCCTGAGCCCCCACGCCATGCGCCCCCCTGCTGCAGTGCAGcactcccagtctctctctcagtga
- the mier2 gene encoding mesoderm induction early response protein 2 isoform X2 gives MRVSGETVCKLVSLSIPAARQRPAPWRRDGARCRLAGSSMGSGEHRFTLAEILSHSYAVQEQDGGHKSLEELAKSLGSEQESEMPLEELLALYGYEASDPISEQGSEAHELSTALPDMTLDKEQIAKDLLSGEEEEETQSSADDLTPSVTSHASDLFPRHLEAHSPTGEDKDSCSSDSDSGSEDGSIPPNDCRKDIMVGPQYQAAIPALNAYRFQDRAYENEDQLLWDPWVLSESDVEQFLLRAERRGGEEDRGTAEPGTPGAIIKDNEQALYELVKCSFDAEEALRRLRFNVKVFREELCAWSEEECRNFEHGYRVHGKNFHLIQANKVRTRSVGECVEYYYMWKKSDRHEFFTQQTSRFGRKRFSLQPGNMDDAEQDGEGVEGDGSSHARSSPPEPSATAQLGPPSPQDPLELGKEGPAAPGGVEEMLHGAAGDGDTGGLLCSQLGASPPERPSTNCPSPPGCPEPPRAPAAQQEAPASPCLPCASPAVRPELLAPAYYQLQLGPFVTDTGEPSPEHSTKRLKVGFSLPEAFPGGLPLLPSAAAARVEPPAPPAPGVITSATPGQVSVSVTTEFGAISMGDVSSFLSPHAMRPPAAVQHSQSLSQ, from the exons ATGCGTGTCTCGGGCGAGACTGTTTGTAAACTTGTTTCTCTGAGCATCCCGGCTGCCCGACAGCGTCCTGCTCCGTGGAGACGGGACGGCGCTCGCTGCCGGCTGGCTG GCAGTTCAATGGGCTCTGGAGAACACAGATTCACCCTGGCGGAGATCCTGAGTCACAGCTATGCAGTACAGGAACAGGACGGGGGGCATAAGTCCCTAGAGGAGCTGGCGAAGAGTCTGGGGAGCGAGCAG GAGAGCGAGATGCCGCTGGAGGAGCTGCTGGCTCTGTATGGGTACGAGGCCTCGGACCCCATCTCCGAGCAGGGCAGCGAGGCCCACGAGCTGTCTACTGCCCTGCCGGACATGACACTGGACAAG GAGCAGATCGCGAAGGACCTGCTCtccggggaggaggaggaggagacgcAGTCGTCCGCGGACGACCTCACCCCGTCCGTGACCTCCCACGCCTCCGACCTCTTCCCGCGGCACCTGGAGG CTCACTCCCCCACGGGCGAGGACAAGGACTCCTGCTCCAGCGACTCGGACTCGGGCTCGGAGGACGGCTCCATCCCCCCCAACGACTGCCGCAAG GACATCATGGTGGGGCCTCAGTACCAGGCAGCCATTCCTGCGCTGAACGCGTATCGATTCCAGGACAGAG CCTATGAGAACGAGGACCAGCTCCTGTGGGACCCCTGGGTGCTGTCGGAGAGCGACGTGGAGCAGTTCCTGCTGCGCGCGGAGCGGCGGGGGGGCGAGGAGGACAGGGGCACCGCGGAGCCCGGCACGCCGGGTGCCATCATCAAGGACAACGAGCAG GCGCTGTACGAGCTGGTGAAGTGCAGCTTCGATGCAGAGGAGGCCCTGCGGAGACTCCGGTTCAACGTGAAAGTCTTCAGAG AAGAGCTGTGCGCCTGGAGCGAAGAGGAGTGTCGGAATTTCGAGCACGGCTACCGCGTCCATGGCAAGAACTTCCATCTCATCCAGGCCAACAAG GTGCGCACGCGCTCGGTGGGGGAGTGTGTGGAGTATTACTACATGTGGAAGAAGTCCGACCGGCACGAGTTCTTCACTCAGCAGACCAGCAGGTTCGGGCGCAAGAGGTTCAGCCTGCAGCCCGGGAACAT GGACGACGCGGAGCAGGACGGCGAGGGCGTGGAGGGGGACGGCAGCAGCCACGCCCGCAGCTCGCCGCCCGAGCCCTCCGCCACGGCGCAGCTGGGCCCGCCGTCCCCGCAGGACCCCCTGGAGCTGGGCAAAGAAG GTCCCGCGGCGCCCGGCGGAGTGGAAGAGATGCTGCACGGCGCTGCAGGGGACGGCGACACTGGGGGCCTCTTGTGCAGCCAGCTGGGCGCGTCTCCCCCCGAGCGGCCCAGCACGAACTGTCCCAGCCCTCCCGGCTGCCCCGAACCGCCACGTGCCCCCGCCGCCCAGCAAGAGGCCCCTGCctccccctgcctgccctgcgcCAGCCCCGCCGTGCGCCCCGAGCTCCTCGCCCCCGCGTACTACCAGCTGCAGCTGGGGCCCTTTGTCACGGACACGGGGGAGCCCTCGCCCGAGCACAGCACCAAGAGGTTAAAGGTCGGCTTCTCGCTCCCGGAGGCATTTCCCGGGGGCCTGCCCCTCCTCCCCTCTGCCGCCGCTGCGCGTGTGGAGCCCCCGGCGCCCCCAGCCCCCGGCGTCATCACCTCGGCGACCCCGGGCCAGGTGTCCGTCTCCGTGACGACGGAGTTTGGGGCCATCAGCATGGGCGACGTGAGCAGCTTCCTGAGCCCCCACGCCATGCGCCCCCCTGCTGCAGTGCAGcactcccagtctctctctcagtga
- the mier2 gene encoding mesoderm induction early response protein 2 isoform X3, whose protein sequence is MGSGEHRFTLAEILSHSYAVQEQDGGHKSLEELAKSLGSEQQESEMPLEELLALYGYEASDPISEQGSEAHELSTALPDMTLDKEQIAKDLLSGEEEEETQSSADDLTPSVTSHASDLFPRHLEAHSPTGEDKDSCSSDSDSGSEDGSIPPNDCRKDIMVGPQYQAAIPALNAYRFQDRAYENEDQLLWDPWVLSESDVEQFLLRAERRGGEEDRGTAEPGTPGAIIKDNEQALYELVKCSFDAEEALRRLRFNVKVFREELCAWSEEECRNFEHGYRVHGKNFHLIQANKVRTRSVGECVEYYYMWKKSDRHEFFTQQTSRFGRKRFSLQPGNMDDAEQDGEGVEGDGSSHARSSPPEPSATAQLGPPSPQDPLELGKEGPAAPGGVEEMLHGAAGDGDTGGLLCSQLGASPPERPSTNCPSPPGCPEPPRAPAAQQEAPASPCLPCASPAVRPELLAPAYYQLQLGPFVTDTGEPSPEHSTKRLKVGFSLPEAFPGGLPLLPSAAAARVEPPAPPAPGVITSATPGQVSVSVTTEFGAISMGDVSSFLSPHAMRPPAAVQHSQSLSQ, encoded by the exons ATGGGCTCTGGAGAACACAGATTCACCCTGGCGGAGATCCTGAGTCACAGCTATGCAGTACAGGAACAGGACGGGGGGCATAAGTCCCTAGAGGAGCTGGCGAAGAGTCTGGGGAGCGAGCAG CAGGAGAGCGAGATGCCGCTGGAGGAGCTGCTGGCTCTGTATGGGTACGAGGCCTCGGACCCCATCTCCGAGCAGGGCAGCGAGGCCCACGAGCTGTCTACTGCCCTGCCGGACATGACACTGGACAAG GAGCAGATCGCGAAGGACCTGCTCtccggggaggaggaggaggagacgcAGTCGTCCGCGGACGACCTCACCCCGTCCGTGACCTCCCACGCCTCCGACCTCTTCCCGCGGCACCTGGAGG CTCACTCCCCCACGGGCGAGGACAAGGACTCCTGCTCCAGCGACTCGGACTCGGGCTCGGAGGACGGCTCCATCCCCCCCAACGACTGCCGCAAG GACATCATGGTGGGGCCTCAGTACCAGGCAGCCATTCCTGCGCTGAACGCGTATCGATTCCAGGACAGAG CCTATGAGAACGAGGACCAGCTCCTGTGGGACCCCTGGGTGCTGTCGGAGAGCGACGTGGAGCAGTTCCTGCTGCGCGCGGAGCGGCGGGGGGGCGAGGAGGACAGGGGCACCGCGGAGCCCGGCACGCCGGGTGCCATCATCAAGGACAACGAGCAG GCGCTGTACGAGCTGGTGAAGTGCAGCTTCGATGCAGAGGAGGCCCTGCGGAGACTCCGGTTCAACGTGAAAGTCTTCAGAG AAGAGCTGTGCGCCTGGAGCGAAGAGGAGTGTCGGAATTTCGAGCACGGCTACCGCGTCCATGGCAAGAACTTCCATCTCATCCAGGCCAACAAG GTGCGCACGCGCTCGGTGGGGGAGTGTGTGGAGTATTACTACATGTGGAAGAAGTCCGACCGGCACGAGTTCTTCACTCAGCAGACCAGCAGGTTCGGGCGCAAGAGGTTCAGCCTGCAGCCCGGGAACAT GGACGACGCGGAGCAGGACGGCGAGGGCGTGGAGGGGGACGGCAGCAGCCACGCCCGCAGCTCGCCGCCCGAGCCCTCCGCCACGGCGCAGCTGGGCCCGCCGTCCCCGCAGGACCCCCTGGAGCTGGGCAAAGAAG GTCCCGCGGCGCCCGGCGGAGTGGAAGAGATGCTGCACGGCGCTGCAGGGGACGGCGACACTGGGGGCCTCTTGTGCAGCCAGCTGGGCGCGTCTCCCCCCGAGCGGCCCAGCACGAACTGTCCCAGCCCTCCCGGCTGCCCCGAACCGCCACGTGCCCCCGCCGCCCAGCAAGAGGCCCCTGCctccccctgcctgccctgcgcCAGCCCCGCCGTGCGCCCCGAGCTCCTCGCCCCCGCGTACTACCAGCTGCAGCTGGGGCCCTTTGTCACGGACACGGGGGAGCCCTCGCCCGAGCACAGCACCAAGAGGTTAAAGGTCGGCTTCTCGCTCCCGGAGGCATTTCCCGGGGGCCTGCCCCTCCTCCCCTCTGCCGCCGCTGCGCGTGTGGAGCCCCCGGCGCCCCCAGCCCCCGGCGTCATCACCTCGGCGACCCCGGGCCAGGTGTCCGTCTCCGTGACGACGGAGTTTGGGGCCATCAGCATGGGCGACGTGAGCAGCTTCCTGAGCCCCCACGCCATGCGCCCCCCTGCTGCAGTGCAGcactcccagtctctctctcagtga